The genomic region TGCCAGGGCGGCGCCGGCATGGGCTACCACCGGGCCGGATTCGACGTCACCGGCGTCGACATCACCGCCCAACCCCGGTACCCGCTCGGCTTCCACCAGGACGACGCACTGAACTTCATCTGGAAGTTCGGAGCAGGGTTCGACTTCATCCACGCCTCGCCGCCCTGCCAGCGCTACACCCTCGCCCAGAAGATCCAAGGACGCGACCACCCGGACCTGATCGCTCCCGTCCGCGAAGCCCTCAACTCCACCGGCCGCCCCTGGGCAATCGAGAACGTAGAAGAAGCCGCCCCGGAACTGCGGAACCCCATGGTGATGTGCGCGGCCGTGTTCGGGATGCGCACCTACCGCCACCGCCTCTTCGAGACCGGCGGAGGCTTCACCTTCACCCCGCCCACCCACCAGACGCACTCGGCGCCGCTCACGAAGATGGGCCGCCCCCGCAGGCCTGGGGACTTCGCCCACTACGTCGGGAACTTCTCCGGCGTCGCCGAAGCCCGCAACGACATGGGTGTCACGTGGATGAGCCGCGACGGGATCCGCGAATGCATCCCCCCGGCCTATACCGAATGGATCGGCCGCGCCGCATTGGCCCACATCCGCACACTGGTGGTGGCCGCATGAACGAGGCTCTGCTGAACGCTGCCTTCACCGCCGCTGAGCGGGGCTGGCCCGTCTTCCCCCTCCGCCCTGGCACCAAGGTCCCCGCCCTGCACGGGGAAGCGAAGTGCCCGCGTACCGGGCCGTGCACGGCTGGACACGCGAAGCCCGAGCAGCGCGCCACCACCAACCCTCAGCGGATCCGCTCCGCGTGGGCCGAGGCTCCCTACAACGTGGGGCTGGCGACCGGCCCGGCCGGGCTCGTCGTCGTCGACCTCGACCCTCCCAAACCGTCCGACCCTCCCAGTACCCACAGCGGCGCCGTCATCCTCCTCGCCCTCAGCCGGACAGTCGGCGAGACCATCCCGCGTTCGTACACGGTGGCCACGCCGTCCGGGGGTACCCACCTGTACTTCACCGCCCCCGACGGACCCCCGATGCGCAGCACCCAGGACATCCTCGGACGGCACATCGACACCCGCGCGTGGGGCGGGTACGTCGTCGCCCCAGGCAGCACCACACCGGCCGGCACCTACACCGTCACCGACCCCCGGGACCCGGTCCCGCTCCCGGAATGGCTCCGCGAGCGGCTCACCGCGCCGCCCCGGATTAAGGCCGTCCCCCTCCACCCCTGCGTGGGCCGCAGCGGCGGCCGCC from Streptomyces sp. NBC_00190 harbors:
- a CDS encoding SAM-dependent methyltransferase, with the translated sequence MTQTPDIRRERRPRLLDAFCCQGGAGMGYHRAGFDVTGVDITAQPRYPLGFHQDDALNFIWKFGAGFDFIHASPPCQRYTLAQKIQGRDHPDLIAPVREALNSTGRPWAIENVEEAAPELRNPMVMCAAVFGMRTYRHRLFETGGGFTFTPPTHQTHSAPLTKMGRPRRPGDFAHYVGNFSGVAEARNDMGVTWMSRDGIRECIPPAYTEWIGRAALAHIRTLVVAA
- a CDS encoding bifunctional DNA primase/polymerase, with product MNEALLNAAFTAAERGWPVFPLRPGTKVPALHGEAKCPRTGPCTAGHAKPEQRATTNPQRIRSAWAEAPYNVGLATGPAGLVVVDLDPPKPSDPPSTHSGAVILLALSRTVGETIPRSYTVATPSGGTHLYFTAPDGPPMRSTQDILGRHIDTRAWGGYVVAPGSTTPAGTYTVTDPRDPVPLPEWLRERLTAPPRIKAVPLHPCVGRSGGRQAAYADAALRNEETAVSTAPEGHRNKALVRAARALGRLVASGDLDRTVVEEALSRGAASAGLKPYEFRSAITSALNWSIRNNSSGRRTA